From a region of the Sporosarcina ureilytica genome:
- the opp4C gene encoding oligopeptide ABC transporter permease — MTLPKQEIPLNQPIVIEKPVQHVSIWRIMLRKYMQNKLAVIGAIILFFIITAAIFAPWIAPHDPSYQTLVDKLNPPGKKYWLGADHLGRDTLSRLLYGARVSLLVGFMSVAGSIFIGTVVGALAGYYGGKLDAVLMRFVDAVISFPSLFLLITLVTIFEPSLMTLIAIFAIFGWTGTARLVRGEFLALRTSEFVLAARTLGIRSSRIIFSHILPNALGPIIVSASLGVGGVILAEAALSYLGLGIQPPTPSWGNMLQSAQKPQIMLGAWWYPLFPGFMILITVLAFNFVGDGLRDAFDPKITE; from the coding sequence ATCAACCAATAGTCATTGAAAAGCCAGTACAACACGTTTCTATATGGCGAATTATGCTTAGAAAATATATGCAAAATAAATTGGCGGTTATTGGGGCTATTATACTGTTCTTTATTATTACTGCAGCCATTTTTGCCCCGTGGATTGCGCCGCATGATCCAAGTTATCAAACGCTGGTAGATAAGTTAAATCCGCCAGGCAAAAAATATTGGTTAGGAGCAGATCATTTAGGACGAGATACGTTAAGCAGACTCTTATATGGGGCCAGGGTTTCTTTACTTGTTGGCTTTATGTCTGTTGCCGGCTCAATATTTATCGGAACGGTAGTTGGTGCTTTAGCAGGTTACTATGGTGGAAAGTTGGATGCAGTACTTATGAGATTTGTAGACGCTGTTATTTCTTTCCCATCACTCTTTTTATTAATTACGCTCGTAACCATTTTTGAGCCAAGCTTAATGACGCTAATTGCAATTTTTGCGATTTTCGGTTGGACAGGTACTGCAAGATTAGTGCGCGGGGAGTTTTTGGCATTACGGACTTCAGAATTTGTCTTAGCCGCAAGAACCCTAGGGATACGGAGTTCACGAATCATATTTTCGCATATCTTACCGAACGCATTGGGGCCAATTATTGTTTCGGCAAGTTTAGGAGTAGGTGGCGTCATTTTGGCTGAGGCAGCTCTCAGTTATTTAGGATTAGGAATCCAACCGCCAACTCCAAGTTGGGGAAATATGTTACAAAGTGCGCAAAAACCACAAATTATGCTCGGCGCATGGTGGTATCCGCTATTTCCTGGATTTATGATTCTGATTACAGTATTGGCATTTAACTTTGTCGGGGATGGGTTGCGAGATGCATTTGACCCTAAAATTACGGAGTAA